One window of the Acinetobacter equi genome contains the following:
- a CDS encoding SlyX family protein translates to MTKQNIDDQASFSAPIEDLQVRIAFLDDLVEQLNAQVARQSLEITDLQKQMKILYQRIESADLSEGIEEFDPFKNIPPHY, encoded by the coding sequence ATGACTAAACAAAATATTGATGATCAGGCGTCATTTTCCGCACCTATTGAAGATTTGCAAGTGCGAATTGCTTTTTTAGATGATTTAGTTGAACAATTGAATGCACAAGTCGCTCGTCAAAGCTTGGAAATCACTGATTTACAAAAACAAATGAAAATTTTGTATCAGCGTATTGAATCTGCAGATTTATCTGAAGGAATTGAGGAATTTGACCCATTTAAGAATATTCCACCACATTATTAA